A DNA window from Calliphora vicina chromosome 1, idCalVici1.1, whole genome shotgun sequence contains the following coding sequences:
- the LOC135964141 gene encoding transmembrane protein 135-like, with product MTVQSKMTNAVLCTCQDFQHPWTDKCVNASAGLLFAATPYCLRVYSMVYLLSMIMRHKIPSLQDLRKMVMGILQSTAFLVTNAYTFIMFNCLLRNMLGQYYFSTVAFWPCFLGSLSAIVVERPQRRPLLALYVANVATETLWNMAETRGWVKSLPNGQVLLFGASISILLYLYRLGLHKTSCRDSLFDILRIFVGKPEEGPLKPVEIDENNVDEPPAASRSRPPVNLNTINGWVQVYSRLVETMKGKHKSCPHRGSCVHGAVMGGLKPMLGGIGLQVALKLLLNVKRIAQNKMNWKKTIFNKQTLNLGLFLGSFSFLYKSVSCGLRHIFNRDDPRFAIPAGLIGSIGFAYYPDVTVALYVMWKMLQVVYNLGIDKKKLPHIPGFTMFLYAFCTAVLFHAGILEAKNLRQSYFKFLQDISGGRLSKFDMAPLDVYGLNSSQSKADVLRRLNIVEKSPFPAFPLDKW from the exons ATGACTGTACAAAGTAAGATGACAAATGCGGTACTATGTACCTGTCAAGACTTCCAGCATCCTTGGACCGATAAATGTGTAAATGCCTCAGCAGGTCTATTATTTGCAGCCACTCCATATTGTTTAAGGGTCTATTCCATGGTATATTTG CTCTCCATGATAATGCGTCATAAAATACCTTCCCTGCAAGATTTACGCAAAATGGTCATGGGTATTTTACAGTCCACCGCCTTTTTGGTGACAAATGCTTACACCTTTATAATGTTTAATTGTTTGTTGCGCAACATGTTGGGCCAGTACTATTTCTCCACAGTGGCCTTTTGGCCCTGTTTCCTGGGCAGTCTAAGTGCTATTGTGGTAGAGAGGCCCCAAAGACGTCCCCTATTGGCCTTGTATGTGGCCAATGTGGCTACCGAGACTCTGTGGAATATGGCTGAGACTCGGGGCTGGGTCAAATCCCTGCCCAATGGCCAGGTGCTGCTGTTCGGCGCCAGTATCtctattttattgtatttatatagATTAGGTTTACACAAAACTTCCTGTCGCGACTCATTGTTTGATATTTTGCGGATATTTGTGGGCAAACCAGAAGAGGGACCCCTGAAACCCGTGGAAATAGATGAAAATAATGTTGATGAGCCACCAGCTGCCAGCAGATCCAGACCTCCAGTTAATTTGAATACCATTAATGGTTGGGTGCAAGTTTACAGCAGACTTGTGGAGACAATGAAAGGCAAACATAAGTCATGCCCTCACAGAGGCAGTTGTGTTCATGGTGCTGTTATGGGCGGTTTAAAACCCATGCTGGGTGGCATTGGCTTGCAGGTGGCTTTGAAATTGTTGCTGAATGTTAAGAGAATAgctcaaaataaaatgaactgGAAGAAAACGATATTCAATAAGCAGACCCTGAATTTGGGTTTGTTTTTGGGCTCGTTCTCGTTTTTGTATAAG TCCGTTTCTTGTGGCCTTAGACATATTTTCAATCGCGATGATCCCCGCTTTGCCATACCAGCCGGTTTAATAGGCAGCATAGGATTTGCCTACTATCCAGATGTCACCGTGGCTTTATATGTCATGTGGAAAATGCTGCAG GTTGTTTATAATTTGGGCATTGACAAGAAGAAACTTCCCCATATACCAGGCTTTACAATGTTTTTATATGCCTTCTGTACCGCAGTGTTATTCCATGCCGGCATTTTGGAGGCCAAAAATTTAAGACAAAGTTATTTCAAATTCTTACAGGACATATCAGGGGgaag ATTAAGTAAATTCGATATGGCGCCTTTAGATGTTTATGGCTTGAATTCTAGCCAATCTAAGGCAGATGTCTTGCGCCGCTTAAATATTGTGGAAAAATCTCCCTTTCCCGCCTTTCCTTTGGACAAAtggtaa